A genomic window from Atribacterota bacterium includes:
- a CDS encoding DUF3536 domain-containing protein, whose amino-acid sequence MNNNRYICIHGHFYQPPRENPWLEDIELQDSAYPFHDWNEKISEECYKANAASRILDKKGNIIKIVNNYNQISFNFGPTLLAWMKKHQLEVYQSILEADKFSQKRFNGHGSAIAQPYNHMIMPLANTQDKYTQIFWGIRDFQKHFDHYPEGMWLPETAVDYETLEAMAELGIKYTILAPHQAAQIRKMGKDTNWQVIKEGNLDSRLSYICPLPSGKTIHIFFYNGSLAHAISFGDLLRNGETFAQQLIAGFSQDNEKSELVNIATDGETFGHHHRFGDMALSYCLYYIEENDLAKITNYGEYLELNPPTHEVQIVENTSWSCSHGIERWRNDCGCKAGGHPEWQQNWRKPLRDTMDWLRDQSMEIFKKGAPAYFNDIWQARNEYIEVILDRYPECIQDFLRKFASHSLNREESVRAIKYLEMQRNAMLMYTSCGWFFDDLSRIETVQIMRYAARCIQLIKELDSIDLEEEYIKKLEQAPSNVHRYKNGAKIYQLMVKPVIIDLLRVGAHYAISALFNGKQKNIYAYQIMGDEIQRRENGQLKIAMGYATIHSEITLEQDKISFAVLHLGDHNVNGGVKIYQNEESYQNMEKEISSSFEQANVVDIIRLMDKHFGTNSYSLWYLFKDEQREVIEKILEPILTEIERNFAQTYLDNRTIINFLRQLNIPIPKALSLITEQVLNQELKIIFSQKSIDLEKLGDILQEIENWSIAIDQATLEFNVGGWINQAMEEVRKNPLKIKYILEITDVLKQMQDFEVQLHLWTAQNIYFEIKQDILPPLQQKLAQKEENIQSWWKHFKELGAMLKIDMPS is encoded by the coding sequence ATGAATAATAATAGATATATCTGCATTCACGGTCATTTCTACCAACCCCCTCGTGAAAATCCCTGGTTAGAAGATATTGAGTTACAGGATTCAGCTTACCCCTTCCATGACTGGAATGAAAAGATTTCAGAAGAATGTTACAAGGCTAACGCTGCCTCTCGCATCCTGGATAAAAAAGGAAATATCATCAAAATAGTTAATAATTACAATCAAATTAGCTTTAATTTTGGACCAACCTTGCTGGCCTGGATGAAAAAACATCAACTCGAAGTTTATCAATCGATACTAGAAGCAGATAAATTCAGTCAGAAAAGATTTAATGGTCATGGTTCAGCTATTGCTCAACCCTATAATCATATGATAATGCCTCTGGCCAATACACAGGATAAGTATACTCAGATATTCTGGGGAATTAGAGATTTCCAGAAACATTTTGATCACTATCCAGAGGGAATGTGGTTACCCGAAACTGCCGTTGATTATGAAACATTGGAGGCAATGGCTGAATTGGGAATTAAATATACCATTCTTGCTCCACACCAGGCTGCCCAGATAAGAAAAATGGGAAAAGATACCAACTGGCAGGTAATTAAAGAAGGTAATCTCGATTCCAGGTTATCCTACATTTGTCCTTTACCTTCTGGAAAAACAATACATATCTTTTTCTATAACGGTTCACTAGCTCATGCTATTAGTTTTGGAGACCTTCTCCGTAATGGCGAAACCTTTGCCCAGCAATTGATAGCAGGCTTTTCCCAAGATAATGAAAAATCAGAATTGGTGAATATCGCTACTGACGGAGAAACATTTGGCCATCATCACCGTTTTGGCGATATGGCTCTCTCTTATTGTCTGTATTATATAGAGGAAAATGACTTAGCTAAAATAACTAATTATGGAGAATATCTGGAATTAAATCCGCCGACTCATGAAGTACAAATTGTGGAAAACACGTCCTGGAGTTGCAGTCATGGTATAGAGCGCTGGAGGAATGATTGTGGTTGTAAAGCTGGAGGTCATCCAGAGTGGCAGCAAAACTGGCGTAAACCACTGAGAGATACCATGGACTGGTTACGTGATCAATCTATGGAAATATTTAAGAAGGGAGCTCCTGCTTATTTTAATGATATCTGGCAGGCTAGAAATGAGTATATTGAAGTGATTCTTGATCGTTATCCCGAATGCATTCAGGATTTTCTGAGGAAATTTGCCAGTCACTCTCTCAATAGAGAAGAATCGGTGAGAGCCATTAAATACCTGGAAATGCAACGTAATGCCATGTTAATGTATACCAGCTGTGGCTGGTTTTTTGATGATTTATCCAGAATAGAGACAGTGCAGATTATGAGATATGCTGCTCGCTGTATTCAGCTGATAAAAGAACTGGATTCTATTGATTTAGAGGAAGAGTATATCAAAAAATTAGAACAGGCTCCCAGTAATGTTCATCGCTATAAGAATGGAGCTAAGATTTATCAGCTGATGGTCAAACCAGTTATTATAGATTTACTTCGAGTTGGAGCTCATTATGCCATTTCTGCTCTCTTTAATGGAAAACAAAAAAATATCTATGCTTATCAAATTATGGGAGATGAAATCCAGCGGAGAGAAAATGGTCAACTAAAAATAGCGATGGGTTACGCCACAATTCATTCAGAAATTACCCTGGAACAGGATAAAATAAGTTTTGCCGTACTTCATTTAGGGGATCATAATGTAAACGGGGGAGTAAAAATTTATCAGAATGAGGAATCATATCAGAACATGGAGAAAGAAATTAGCTCTTCCTTTGAACAGGCAAATGTGGTAGATATTATTAGATTGATGGATAAGCATTTTGGCACTAATAGCTATTCCTTGTGGTATCTGTTTAAAGATGAACAGAGAGAAGTTATCGAAAAGATACTGGAACCTATCCTGACTGAGATAGAAAGAAACTTTGCCCAGACTTATCTTGATAATCGTACCATTATTAATTTTTTAAGACAATTGAATATACCGATTCCTAAAGCTCTCTCTCTTATTACAGAACAGGTACTTAATCAGGAATTAAAGATAATCTTTTCCCAGAAATCAATCGATTTAGAGAAACTTGGCGACATCCTGCAGGAGATTGAAAACTGGTCTATTGCTATAGACCAGGCTACTTTGGAATTCAATGTTGGGGGATGGATAAACCAGGCTATGGAAGAAGTAAGAAAAAATCCTTTGAAAATCAAATATATCCTGGAAATCACCGATGTATTAAAACAGATGCAGGATTTTGAGGTTCAACTGCATCTCTGGACAGCTCAGAATATCTATTTTGAGATTAAACAGGATATTTTGCCTCCTCTCCAGCAAAAGTTAGCACAAAAAGAAGAAAATATACAATCCTGGTGGAAACATTTTAAAGAATTAGGGGCAATGCTCAAAATTGATATGCCTTCCTAA
- a CDS encoding ABC transporter substrate-binding protein — MKSKYLSRLLIFSIIILLFSISMNVFSQVPNPDAIIYASLGDIESLDPHWAYDEASMQITFHIYENLIKFKKNSLSEFDPVLTKKVPSEENGLIRDGGLTYIFPIRENVLFHNGNILTPEDITYSFKRSMILDRDGGPTWMLLEPLLEVSSIEDLAVELAGVESYEDLFEEGIVISKYQDIMESIFKDYIDPAITVEGENVIFHLQNPYSAFLSILAQNNSCSAIIDKAWAIEHDAWNGEVEEWWKYHDPAAEDDALYSITNGTGPFQMQRRIPGEMIQLERFDSYWQGPAKIQRVLIRIIPEWITRKLVLFNGDADIIEVTPGFINEVRDINGIRIIENLPMQSINIMHFNWTINQEGNGFIGSGKLDGRGIPPNFFNDIHVRKAFSYLFPYDAFIEKSLQGQGIRISGPMTRETLGYLDDPNFYYQQDMKKAEVEFKKAWNGELWEKGFYFNIFYTSGSDYAQTACEMIADFARMLNPKFEIEPIGINFPTMLKELYSGRLTMYNIGWQVDFPDPYAWVGGLLFSNGTLGSVYGENYQKLAQELINPLINQAIQTVNPSERELVYKQLMQIAHEQAIALYLCQHQGYHVERDWVKGWYYHPLIPMGAFAGDFYEMYKEE, encoded by the coding sequence ATGAAAAGTAAATATTTGTCCCGACTTCTTATTTTTTCTATCATCATATTATTATTCAGTATATCTATGAATGTCTTTAGTCAGGTTCCCAATCCTGATGCCATAATCTATGCCAGTTTGGGAGATATTGAGTCACTTGATCCTCATTGGGCATACGATGAAGCCAGTATGCAGATTACCTTTCATATCTATGAGAATTTAATCAAATTTAAGAAGAACAGTCTAAGCGAATTTGATCCAGTATTAACTAAAAAAGTACCTTCAGAGGAAAATGGCTTAATTCGAGATGGGGGGCTAACCTATATTTTCCCAATCCGTGAAAATGTATTGTTTCATAACGGTAATATTTTAACCCCGGAAGATATCACCTATAGCTTTAAAAGAAGTATGATACTGGATCGGGATGGTGGACCTACCTGGATGCTTTTGGAGCCGCTTTTGGAAGTAAGTAGTATTGAAGATTTAGCTGTTGAATTGGCTGGTGTTGAATCTTATGAAGATTTGTTTGAGGAAGGTATAGTTATTTCAAAGTATCAAGATATAATGGAGAGTATTTTTAAAGATTATATTGATCCTGCTATTACAGTTGAGGGAGAGAATGTGATTTTTCACTTGCAAAATCCATATAGTGCTTTCTTAAGCATTTTAGCTCAGAATAATAGTTGTTCAGCAATTATAGACAAAGCATGGGCTATTGAGCATGATGCCTGGAACGGTGAAGTAGAAGAATGGTGGAAGTACCACGATCCGGCAGCTGAGGACGATGCATTGTATAGCATAACCAATGGTACTGGTCCCTTTCAGATGCAAAGACGGATTCCTGGAGAAATGATTCAATTGGAACGTTTTGATTCTTACTGGCAAGGCCCAGCAAAGATACAAAGGGTGTTAATAAGGATTATACCTGAATGGATTACCCGAAAATTAGTTCTATTTAACGGAGATGCCGATATAATTGAGGTAACACCAGGTTTTATTAACGAAGTTAGGGATATTAATGGTATCCGGATCATTGAAAATTTACCAATGCAGTCCATTAATATTATGCATTTTAACTGGACTATTAACCAGGAAGGAAACGGATTCATTGGTAGTGGAAAACTGGATGGCAGAGGTATTCCCCCTAATTTTTTTAATGATATACATGTAAGAAAGGCTTTCTCTTATTTGTTTCCCTATGATGCTTTTATTGAAAAATCATTACAGGGACAGGGAATAAGGATTTCCGGTCCTATGACTAGAGAAACATTGGGATATCTGGATGATCCTAATTTTTATTATCAGCAAGATATGAAAAAAGCAGAAGTGGAATTTAAGAAAGCCTGGAATGGTGAGTTATGGGAGAAGGGTTTTTATTTTAATATTTTTTATACCTCAGGATCAGATTATGCCCAAACTGCTTGTGAAATGATTGCTGATTTCGCCAGGATGTTAAATCCAAAATTTGAAATTGAACCTATAGGAATAAACTTTCCGACCATGTTAAAGGAATTATATTCCGGTAGGCTTACTATGTATAACATAGGCTGGCAGGTTGATTTCCCCGATCCATATGCCTGGGTGGGAGGGCTTTTATTTAGTAATGGTACTTTGGGTTCTGTTTATGGTGAAAATTATCAAAAACTAGCGCAGGAATTAATTAATCCCTTGATTAATCAAGCTATACAAACAGTTAATCCTTCAGAAAGAGAATTAGTCTATAAACAATTGATGCAAATAGCACATGAACAGGCAATAGCCCTTTATTTATGTCAGCATCAAGGATATCACGTGGAAAGAGATTGGGTCAAAGGATGGTATTATCACCCTCTTATACCAATGGGTGCTTTTGCTGGGGATTTCTATGAGATGTATAAAGAAGAGTAA
- a CDS encoding TAXI family TRAP transporter solute-binding subunit, whose product MKNRRLSGLVFVLILILAFSVLVGNVSAQTVYLNMGSTSSTSGLYAWCVGTASVINKADNNIITTVIESGAALDNLRRTREGSFDFALCVDSASAMQLHRGISNFEGEAWEPIRWLFLRNAIVNRLYIRADSGIKTFKDLGGKKFSPGIPGASSTTNFINFDEVIGSGIDIVPATLGDAINLFSQGRIVGLQKSSGLTSLDSSLIELNLKTPLAAIGYGEDDIEKIRAEYPYILFFETPAGSILELSDNPSIMEEGQVVGAVASSNLPEEVGYEIVKAYVEGFDEVATAYPGIVGWDPITDYFKLVAPGGEIPIHAGLYRYCLENGIDVPERFIPPESKK is encoded by the coding sequence ATGAAAAACAGAAGACTAAGTGGATTGGTTTTTGTGCTTATCTTGATACTGGCGTTTAGTGTGCTAGTAGGCAATGTATCTGCCCAAACTGTCTATTTAAATATGGGTAGTACCTCTTCAACATCCGGATTATATGCCTGGTGTGTTGGAACTGCTTCGGTTATCAATAAGGCAGATAACAACATAATTACAACAGTTATTGAGAGTGGTGCCGCCTTGGATAATTTAAGAAGAACCAGGGAAGGATCATTTGATTTTGCCTTGTGTGTTGACTCTGCTTCTGCAATGCAATTACATAGAGGAATTAGCAATTTTGAAGGGGAAGCATGGGAGCCAATAAGATGGTTATTCTTGAGAAATGCTATTGTTAACAGACTATACATCAGAGCAGATTCCGGGATAAAAACTTTTAAGGATTTAGGAGGTAAAAAATTTTCTCCCGGTATACCTGGAGCATCTTCTACGACTAACTTTATTAACTTTGATGAAGTTATCGGAAGTGGGATTGATATAGTGCCCGCAACCCTGGGTGATGCTATCAATTTATTTAGTCAAGGTCGTATTGTTGGATTACAAAAATCCAGTGGACTGACTTCCTTAGATTCTTCTTTAATTGAATTAAATTTAAAAACTCCTCTAGCAGCTATTGGTTATGGTGAAGATGATATAGAAAAGATAAGAGCAGAGTACCCCTATATCCTTTTCTTTGAAACCCCGGCAGGCAGTATCTTAGAACTTTCGGATAATCCATCTATAATGGAAGAAGGACAGGTTGTTGGTGCAGTGGCTTCCTCTAATTTACCGGAAGAAGTTGGTTATGAAATTGTAAAGGCTTATGTCGAAGGTTTTGATGAAGTTGCGACGGCATATCCTGGAATAGTGGGATGGGATCCTATTACTGACTATTTTAAGTTAGTAGCACCAGGGGGTGAAATACCAATCCATGCAGGACTTTACAGGTATTGTTTGGAAAACGGGATAGATGTACCGGAACGTTTTATTCCACCAGAGAGTAAAAAGTAA
- the glgB gene encoding 1,4-alpha-glucan branching protein GlgB, giving the protein MKKENKILYHHSILSKEDIFLFNEGTNYQLYRHLGTHPMVDKEKKGIHFAVWAPNAESVSVIGDFNNWEWSAHPLKQIHVGSGIWEGIITNLERGIKYKYHIKSRYHQYCVDKRDPFAFYGEKPPLTASIIWELDYQWQDQDWMEQRKEKNQLNQPFSIYEVHLGSWRRKSNQQNDSISYREIASELAQYCQEKGFTHIELLPVMEHPFYGSWGYQTVGYFSPTSRYGTPQDLMYLIDYLHQCGIGVILDWVPSHFPGDEHGLVYFDGTHLYEHADPRQGFHPDWKSYIFNYSRNEVRAFLISSALFWLDYYHADGLRVDAVASMLYLDYSRKEGEWIPNKFGGRENLEAISFLKKLNETAYSAFPDIQIIAEESTAWPMVSRPTYLGGLGFGMKWNMGWMHDTLSYIGRDSIYRKYHHQELTFSLLYAFNENFILSLSHDEVTHGKKSLLEKMPGDDWQKFANLRLLFGYMFAHPGKKLLFMGSEFGQRQEWQHDFSLDWNLLELPYHQGIQRWIKDLNQFYQQEKALYEVDFENSGFQWIESNDWEHSVLVFLRKNRGSKEKILIVCNFVPTPWYNYRIGVPEKGIWQECLNSDASIYGGSCHGNLGKAKTRPIPKHENDYSVNITIPPLGILFFKKLET; this is encoded by the coding sequence ATGAAAAAGGAGAATAAAATTTTATACCACCATTCCATACTAAGTAAAGAAGATATTTTTCTTTTTAATGAAGGTACCAATTATCAATTATACCGTCATCTGGGAACCCATCCGATGGTTGATAAAGAGAAAAAAGGTATTCACTTTGCAGTTTGGGCTCCCAATGCTGAATCTGTTTCTGTCATAGGAGATTTTAATAACTGGGAATGGTCTGCTCACCCTCTCAAACAAATTCATGTCGGTAGCGGTATCTGGGAAGGAATTATTACTAACCTGGAAAGGGGTATAAAATATAAATACCATATCAAATCCAGATATCACCAATATTGTGTTGATAAAAGAGATCCCTTTGCCTTCTATGGAGAAAAACCTCCTTTGACCGCTTCCATTATCTGGGAACTGGATTACCAGTGGCAGGACCAAGATTGGATGGAACAACGTAAAGAAAAAAATCAGCTAAACCAGCCCTTTTCTATCTATGAAGTCCATCTCGGCTCCTGGCGTAGAAAATCGAACCAACAAAATGATTCTATTAGCTATCGGGAGATAGCCTCAGAACTTGCTCAATATTGTCAAGAAAAAGGCTTTACCCATATTGAATTACTGCCTGTGATGGAGCATCCTTTTTATGGTTCCTGGGGATATCAGACGGTGGGTTATTTTTCTCCTACCAGTCGTTATGGTACGCCACAGGATCTAATGTACTTGATTGATTATCTACATCAATGTGGTATTGGAGTTATCCTGGATTGGGTTCCTTCTCATTTTCCTGGTGATGAACATGGATTAGTTTATTTTGATGGCACTCATCTTTATGAACATGCTGATCCCAGACAGGGTTTTCACCCGGATTGGAAGAGTTATATCTTTAATTATAGCCGTAATGAAGTGAGAGCATTTTTAATAAGCAGTGCCCTATTCTGGCTGGATTACTATCATGCTGATGGCCTACGGGTAGATGCCGTTGCCTCCATGCTCTATCTCGACTACTCTCGTAAAGAGGGGGAATGGATTCCCAATAAATTTGGAGGACGGGAAAACCTGGAGGCTATTTCTTTTCTAAAAAAATTAAATGAAACAGCCTATTCTGCTTTCCCGGATATCCAGATAATTGCTGAAGAGTCCACTGCTTGGCCTATGGTTTCTCGCCCAACATACCTGGGTGGTCTCGGTTTTGGTATGAAATGGAATATGGGCTGGATGCATGATACCCTTTCTTATATTGGTAGAGACTCTATTTATCGTAAATATCACCATCAGGAACTTACTTTTAGTCTTTTATATGCCTTTAATGAAAACTTCATTTTATCCTTATCCCATGATGAAGTAACTCACGGTAAAAAATCCTTATTGGAGAAAATGCCGGGGGATGATTGGCAAAAATTTGCCAATTTACGTCTACTTTTTGGTTATATGTTTGCCCATCCCGGTAAAAAACTGCTCTTTATGGGCAGTGAATTTGGACAAAGACAGGAATGGCAGCATGATTTCTCCTTAGACTGGAATCTACTTGAATTACCTTATCATCAGGGTATACAAAGATGGATTAAAGATCTCAATCAATTTTACCAGCAGGAAAAGGCTCTTTATGAAGTTGATTTTGAAAATAGTGGCTTTCAATGGATTGAAAGTAATGATTGGGAACACAGCGTGCTGGTTTTTTTGAGAAAAAATAGAGGTAGTAAGGAAAAAATATTGATTGTCTGTAATTTTGTTCCAACTCCATGGTATAATTACCGTATTGGCGTACCAGAAAAGGGTATCTGGCAGGAATGCTTGAATAGTGATGCCTCTATATACGGCGGTAGTTGTCATGGCAATCTGGGTAAAGCAAAGACTAGGCCTATTCCCAAGCACGAGAACGATTATTCAGTAAATATTACTATTCCTCCACTGGGTATTCTTTTCTTCAAAAAGCTGGAAACATAA
- the malQ gene encoding 4-alpha-glucanotransferase, protein MLNHRSSGLLMPIFCLPSRFGIGDLGPQAYQFANILNKNKQQFWQILPLNPTELEHGNSPYFSYSAFAGNPLLISPELLHRNGLLSKSDLEEYLLPEKPEIDFSKVYPLKQQILQKAVLVFSKLPKLQKEFADFCQQQAFWLEDYTLFEVLRHQFNHQQWNEWPVPLRERNMGTLTEFKKTMSAEIERYKIIQFLFFRQWYEFKHYCKAKNIKIIGDMSIYVTYQSAEVWTHPKLFKLDKNKNQFCQAGVPPDYFSPTGQLWGNPVYKWSAHLKENFQWWQRRIAHNLTLYDLLRIDHFRGLLAYWEIPAGEKTAIKGNWVNGGGEDFFYMLKREFPDLPFIAEDLGVITEDVVQVMNQLRLPGMRVLQFAFGESFPHSIHLPHNHITNCVVFTGTHDNNTIQGWWQKEIKNQQKILVRQYLSKDITTNNVHWEFIRLAQSSVANLAIIAVQDMLGLGEGARMNNPACTRGNWHWRLTNRQMSELKENALPRLKKIIHTYGRDKTLN, encoded by the coding sequence CTGTTAAATCATCGATCTAGTGGCTTATTAATGCCTATATTTTGCCTACCTTCCAGATTCGGGATTGGGGATCTGGGACCACAAGCTTATCAATTTGCCAATATATTAAATAAAAATAAACAACAATTCTGGCAAATCCTTCCTTTAAACCCTACCGAATTAGAACACGGTAATTCGCCTTATTTCTCTTATTCTGCTTTTGCCGGCAATCCTCTCTTAATTAGCCCAGAACTACTCCATCGGAATGGTTTATTAAGTAAAAGCGATTTGGAAGAGTATCTTCTACCGGAAAAACCTGAAATAGACTTTAGTAAAGTCTATCCTTTAAAACAACAAATATTGCAAAAAGCGGTGCTGGTATTCTCTAAATTACCAAAATTGCAGAAGGAATTTGCTGATTTCTGTCAACAACAGGCTTTCTGGCTGGAGGACTATACCCTCTTTGAAGTTTTACGCCATCAATTTAATCATCAGCAGTGGAATGAGTGGCCAGTACCCCTCAGAGAGCGGAATATGGGAACACTGACAGAATTTAAGAAAACTATGTCAGCTGAAATTGAAAGATATAAAATTATCCAGTTTCTCTTTTTTAGACAATGGTATGAATTTAAACATTATTGTAAGGCTAAAAATATCAAGATTATTGGTGATATGTCTATCTATGTTACCTATCAGAGTGCTGAGGTCTGGACTCATCCTAAATTGTTCAAGCTGGACAAGAATAAAAACCAATTCTGCCAGGCTGGTGTTCCGCCTGATTATTTCAGTCCAACGGGGCAGCTTTGGGGAAATCCCGTCTATAAATGGTCAGCACATCTAAAAGAAAATTTTCAATGGTGGCAAAGACGTATTGCTCATAATCTGACCTTATATGACTTATTGCGCATAGACCATTTTCGAGGCTTGCTGGCCTACTGGGAAATACCAGCAGGCGAAAAAACTGCGATCAAGGGCAATTGGGTAAATGGTGGTGGAGAAGATTTTTTCTATATGCTAAAAAGAGAGTTTCCTGATTTGCCTTTCATTGCTGAAGACCTGGGAGTTATAACTGAAGATGTAGTGCAGGTTATGAATCAGCTTAGGTTACCTGGGATGCGAGTACTGCAGTTTGCTTTTGGTGAAAGTTTTCCTCACAGTATACACCTTCCCCACAATCATATCACAAATTGTGTAGTCTTCACTGGAACACATGACAATAATACTATACAAGGATGGTGGCAGAAAGAAATAAAAAATCAACAAAAGATATTGGTTAGGCAATATTTAAGCAAGGATATCACTACTAATAATGTACATTGGGAATTTATAAGACTGGCGCAATCCTCTGTTGCAAACTTAGCCATCATAGCGGTTCAAGATATGCTTGGATTAGGAGAAGGGGCTAGAATGAATAATCCTGCCTGTACCAGGGGGAACTGGCATTGGCGTCTGACAAATAGACAGATGTCTGAATTAAAAGAAAATGCACTTCCCAGATTAAAGAAAATTATCCATACTTATGGCAGAGACAAAACATTAAATTAG
- a CDS encoding TRAP transporter fused permease subunit, which yields MDRNQVLFWGGIIFALTQLILPIFITLIDLQLRAIHIILGVSLASLAYPYGKSNQENKKISFWDVCVITIIIIANVNTFLKAMKIYMIPGSASTFDLIIGSLLIIVILDAARRSVGWAIPIFVGLLFLYISLGPKLTGIWRLPGLSWKFVINSVYFSALGIYGSITGMSATFIAMFIIFGALISGAGGGKTFIDIALALTGRYRGGPAKTAVVSSALFGSISGSGVANVVVTGSYTIPLMKRLGYNPDFAAGVEAIASTGGGITPPIMSVAAFIMAEFLGLPYLKIIAYALIPCLLYYTGVFAGVHFETVRSGLAAVPENEIPKWQSILKFNRIASLVIPMAVLLYSIARGRALIFAGFYACVSVIVIFLLSDLSPKGVKYTLTKIRDGLSEGGLALCKIVPILVSVNILVNMIGITGIAPKLSSVILEVGGNNLLLALLIATIIPFILGTSLPVVPTYILSISILAPSLIRLGVDQIALHLFFIYWAILGGVTPPTCTQAIVAAGIAKGNWFKTALVSVRLGIVAFIIPYFFVLNPSLVGRSDTISVATYVGSAFFGAILLAYGFFGRVKSNLNVLFRLVFVGSGILLMCPKHILSIIGVAIVIPMLFYQHNVIKRLGLVKL from the coding sequence TTGGATAGAAACCAGGTACTATTCTGGGGTGGTATTATTTTTGCCCTTACACAGCTTATTCTTCCCATTTTTATAACTCTAATAGATTTACAGTTGAGAGCAATTCATATTATTCTTGGAGTTTCCCTTGCATCTCTGGCTTATCCTTATGGTAAATCAAATCAAGAAAACAAAAAAATTTCCTTTTGGGATGTATGTGTCATTACCATAATAATAATAGCAAATGTTAATACATTTTTAAAGGCAATGAAAATTTATATGATTCCGGGAAGTGCATCAACTTTTGATTTAATCATTGGCTCTCTCTTAATAATAGTTATACTTGATGCAGCACGAAGATCTGTAGGTTGGGCAATACCAATATTTGTGGGATTGTTATTTCTCTATATATCTCTTGGTCCAAAATTGACAGGAATATGGAGGTTACCGGGTTTATCCTGGAAATTTGTTATTAATTCAGTATATTTTTCTGCTCTAGGAATTTATGGAAGTATCACCGGGATGTCAGCAACTTTTATTGCTATGTTTATCATATTTGGTGCCCTCATTTCAGGAGCAGGTGGAGGGAAGACTTTTATTGATATTGCATTAGCATTAACCGGTAGATACAGGGGTGGGCCAGCCAAAACAGCAGTAGTATCAAGTGCTCTTTTTGGGAGTATCTCCGGTAGTGGTGTAGCTAATGTGGTAGTTACCGGTAGTTACACCATTCCGCTAATGAAACGGTTGGGTTATAATCCTGATTTTGCAGCTGGAGTGGAAGCTATTGCTTCAACAGGAGGAGGAATTACTCCACCTATTATGAGTGTGGCAGCTTTTATTATGGCAGAATTTTTGGGTCTTCCCTATTTAAAAATTATAGCTTATGCCCTGATTCCTTGTTTACTCTATTATACCGGAGTCTTTGCTGGAGTACATTTTGAGACAGTACGATCTGGTTTAGCTGCAGTACCTGAGAATGAAATTCCCAAATGGCAAAGTATTTTAAAATTTAATAGAATAGCCTCCTTAGTTATTCCTATGGCAGTACTCCTATATTCTATTGCTAGAGGTAGAGCCTTAATCTTTGCTGGATTTTATGCTTGCGTTTCAGTTATTGTAATTTTCTTGCTTTCTGATCTTTCCCCAAAAGGAGTAAAATATACGTTAACAAAGATAAGGGATGGATTAAGTGAAGGAGGATTAGCTCTTTGTAAAATTGTACCAATTTTAGTGTCTGTAAATATTCTGGTTAATATGATTGGCATTACCGGTATTGCTCCCAAGTTGAGTTCTGTAATCTTAGAGGTTGGAGGAAATAATTTGTTATTGGCATTATTAATAGCCACTATTATCCCTTTTATTTTAGGAACCTCTCTACCAGTAGTACCAACTTATATATTGTCTATTTCTATACTTGCTCCTTCACTAATAAGGCTGGGAGTTGATCAGATAGCCTTGCATCTATTCTTTATTTACTGGGCCATCTTAGGCGGAGTAACTCCTCCTACCTGTACCCAGGCAATTGTTGCTGCTGGTATTGCTAAAGGTAATTGGTTTAAAACTGCCTTAGTATCAGTCAGGCTGGGTATTGTTGCTTTCATTATTCCCTATTTTTTTGTACTTAATCCTTCTCTGGTAGGTCGCAGTGATACTATTTCAGTAGCAACTTATGTAGGGAGCGCATTTTTTGGTGCAATACTACTAGCATATGGGTTTTTTGGGAGAGTAAAAAGTAATTTAAATGTTTTATTTCGATTAGTATTCGTTGGGAGTGGAATTTTACTGATGTGTCCTAAACATATTTTATCCATCATTGGTGTGGCTATCGTAATACCAATGCTGTTCTATCAACATAATGTTATAAAAAGGTTAGGACTGGTAAAGTTGTAA